One Alicyclobacillus acidoterrestris DNA window includes the following coding sequences:
- a CDS encoding BglG family transcription antiterminator: MGAVVEAYVIERVLNNNVLILRANNQDEQIVIGRGIGFGARRGSPFPLTDARIEKRFTLVHEENQQHFEQLFSVVPEPVIGIAEEIIAYAAKELGRELHEHIHVALADHIGFALNRLRGGINIENPFIEEIQMLYPRAWAVAKTGAQWIEERFQIGIPIEEVGFLTLHLHSASHARKVRETVRLTDAVTLAVKELERLLGKTLPRSQLNYARMMIHLRFAIQRILRGEPIQNPLADTIMEKMPESFGIARRVTQVIESKLKIHFPTDEIAYLTLHVDRFSS; this comes from the coding sequence GTGGGGGCAGTTGTGGAGGCGTATGTCATTGAACGTGTGTTGAACAATAATGTCCTGATTTTGCGCGCGAACAACCAGGACGAGCAAATTGTGATTGGTCGTGGCATTGGCTTTGGTGCGCGCCGAGGCAGCCCGTTTCCGTTGACAGACGCGAGGATTGAGAAGCGATTCACGCTGGTCCACGAGGAGAATCAACAGCATTTTGAGCAATTGTTCTCGGTTGTTCCAGAGCCTGTAATCGGCATTGCCGAAGAGATTATCGCATACGCAGCAAAAGAGTTGGGCAGGGAGTTGCACGAACACATCCACGTGGCCCTGGCCGACCATATTGGCTTTGCATTGAATAGACTGCGCGGCGGCATCAACATTGAAAACCCATTCATCGAGGAAATCCAAATGCTCTATCCACGAGCTTGGGCGGTTGCCAAGACAGGTGCGCAGTGGATTGAAGAGAGATTTCAGATTGGCATTCCGATTGAGGAAGTGGGATTTCTCACATTGCATCTGCATTCTGCGAGTCATGCCCGAAAGGTTCGGGAAACGGTTCGTTTGACGGACGCGGTCACGTTAGCCGTGAAGGAATTGGAGAGATTACTTGGCAAGACGCTGCCAAGATCGCAGTTAAACTACGCGCGGATGATGATTCATTTGCGTTTTGCCATTCAGCGCATTCTGAGAGGTGAACCCATTCAAAATCCGCTCGCAGATACTATCATGGAAAAGATGCCGGAGAGTTTCGGGATTGCTCGGCGTGTGACGCAGGTGATTGAATCGAAGCTAAAGATCCATTTTCCCACGGATGAAATCGCTTATCTCACGCTGCATGTTGATCGCTTTTCATCTTGA
- a CDS encoding PTS transporter subunit EIIC, whose product MEAKLGFGKVVGVMAVVFAIGAILYWIGEPSATGVPFIQAVGYAVLSNYAIILAVGISIGMAKENQGAAALAAFLGYEVIIQGASALSKTIDIGDKGSIVLVAGLIAGVLAGYMYNRYHRTKLPAVLAFFGGRRFVPIVTAGACLLIAFVLGHIWH is encoded by the coding sequence ATGGAGGCAAAACTGGGGTTCGGCAAAGTTGTCGGCGTCATGGCTGTTGTGTTCGCCATCGGCGCAATTCTGTACTGGATTGGAGAACCTTCGGCCACTGGGGTGCCGTTTATTCAGGCTGTCGGTTACGCCGTTCTCTCCAATTACGCGATTATCCTCGCGGTTGGCATTTCGATAGGCATGGCAAAAGAAAATCAAGGTGCCGCAGCCCTCGCCGCATTTCTGGGTTACGAGGTGATTATTCAGGGGGCAAGTGCACTCTCGAAGACCATCGACATTGGCGACAAAGGTTCTATTGTGTTGGTGGCTGGTCTCATTGCCGGTGTATTGGCGGGGTATATGTACAATCGCTATCATCGCACGAAGCTTCCAGCGGTTCTCGCGTTCTTTGGCGGACGGCGATTTGTACCGATTGTGACAGCTGGAGCGTGTCTATTGATTGCCTTTGTTCTGGGGCACATTTGGCACTAA
- a CDS encoding PTS transporter subunit EIIC, translating into MLGQLQRVGKALMLPIAVLPAAGLLLRLGQPDTLNIPFMAAAGNAVFNFLPILFAIGVAVGFAKNNHGFAGLAGFISYEILTDGARAINSTINLDALGGILAGIITGVIFNAVSRRKDAVWTRFMGGSKGLAVVIITILSLLLALIFGYVWPYVQTGINDLGTWIGDLGAFGAGIYGVLNRLLIPFGLHHVVNSYIWFVYGSWHGKTGDMTRFFAGDPSAGGFMAGMFPIMMFGLPSAALAMVAAAKPERRRMVLGIMGAAALTSFLTGVTEPIEFSFMFLAPALYVVHALLTGVSLAVCYALGIRDGFNFSAGLIDYVLNRNYATHGYWLIPIGIAFGIVYFVVFYFSIKIFDIKTPGREVDDGGGSIPGAGFIFDEMQVATDGPADLPAAASADNRVTNAPGSPHVAAASEQAQASTVDLSTMEGKAKAYLDALGGKENVLEVEACTTRLRLNVKDSEQFDEARLKQLGSSGVIRFNQHHAQVVVGTIADMLAEEMKQFM; encoded by the coding sequence ATGTTAGGTCAGTTACAAAGGGTCGGTAAGGCCTTGATGTTGCCTATCGCTGTCTTGCCTGCGGCAGGCTTGTTACTTCGCCTAGGGCAGCCGGATACGTTGAATATCCCGTTTATGGCAGCTGCCGGCAACGCGGTGTTTAACTTTTTGCCGATTTTGTTTGCGATAGGTGTTGCAGTTGGTTTCGCCAAAAATAACCACGGGTTTGCCGGGTTGGCTGGATTTATCTCGTATGAAATTTTGACGGATGGCGCGCGGGCCATCAATAGCACGATTAATTTGGATGCATTGGGCGGTATTCTTGCAGGTATTATCACTGGTGTCATCTTCAATGCAGTCAGTCGACGAAAAGACGCGGTGTGGACCCGGTTTATGGGCGGCAGCAAAGGACTTGCCGTGGTGATTATCACTATATTGTCGCTGTTGTTGGCACTGATCTTTGGATATGTCTGGCCGTATGTGCAGACGGGCATCAATGACCTCGGTACCTGGATTGGCGATCTCGGCGCGTTCGGCGCCGGCATTTACGGCGTGCTCAACCGTTTGCTCATCCCGTTTGGATTGCATCACGTGGTCAACTCATATATTTGGTTTGTCTACGGATCTTGGCATGGCAAGACCGGCGACATGACGCGCTTTTTCGCTGGAGACCCGAGCGCGGGTGGCTTTATGGCCGGAATGTTCCCGATTATGATGTTTGGCCTGCCGAGTGCCGCACTCGCCATGGTGGCTGCTGCAAAACCGGAGCGCCGCCGTATGGTTTTAGGCATTATGGGCGCTGCGGCACTGACGTCATTCCTCACGGGGGTGACGGAACCCATCGAGTTTTCGTTTATGTTTTTGGCGCCGGCGCTGTACGTGGTTCATGCGCTGCTGACGGGTGTGAGCTTGGCGGTCTGTTACGCGCTGGGTATCCGCGACGGATTTAACTTCTCGGCGGGGCTCATCGACTACGTATTAAATCGCAATTACGCGACACATGGGTACTGGCTCATCCCAATTGGAATCGCGTTCGGCATCGTGTACTTCGTAGTGTTTTATTTCAGTATCAAAATTTTTGATATCAAAACGCCTGGGCGGGAGGTGGATGACGGGGGCGGATCGATACCGGGTGCAGGTTTCATCTTTGATGAAATGCAAGTGGCGACCGACGGCCCGGCAGATTTGCCTGCGGCTGCGAGCGCTGACAACCGTGTGACGAATGCACCAGGCTCACCGCATGTGGCCGCCGCAAGTGAACAAGCGCAGGCGTCCACGGTTGACCTCAGTACAATGGAAGGTAAGGCGAAAGCGTACCTCGACGCGCTGGGTGGAAAAGAGAACGTGTTGGAGGTCGAGGCCTGTACGACGCGCTTGCGCCTCAACGTCAAGGATAGCGAACAGTTTGACGAGGCGCGGCTCAAGCAACTTGGCTCTAGTGGTGTCATTCGATTCAATCAACACCATGCACAAGTGGTGGTTGGGACGATTGCCGATATGTTAGCTGAAGAAATGAAACAGTTCATGTAA
- a CDS encoding HPr family phosphocarrier protein has protein sequence MYQKSVTVKNASGLHARPASRFVTEASAFASRITLVKDGGEVDAKSILGIMSMAITQGTDITIRGEGPDEVVAVDRLVELIEGLED, from the coding sequence ATGTATCAGAAATCCGTTACGGTGAAAAACGCAAGTGGCCTGCACGCCCGCCCAGCATCGCGGTTTGTGACAGAAGCATCGGCATTTGCCAGCCGGATTACCTTGGTCAAGGACGGCGGTGAGGTAGACGCCAAGAGCATCCTGGGCATTATGTCGATGGCTATTACGCAGGGGACTGACATCACGATTCGCGGGGAAGGGCCAGATGAAGTCGTGGCTGTGGATAGGCTGGTTGAATTGATTGAAGGGCTAGAGGATTAG
- a CDS encoding PTS sugar transporter subunit IIA: MFKNLFRRTPSDDAQPAKEVTIYAPIDGEMVPLEDVEDPVFAQRMVGDGLAIRPSSETVVAPVQGTVTQLFPTGHAVGITTAQGLELLIHIGIDTVELKGEGFTKLVEQGAKIEVGTPLIRLQLDKLAGTAKSLVTPVIVTNMQRVQELHKSSASHVEARKSWLLKVIPQEG, from the coding sequence ATGTTTAAAAACTTATTTCGACGGACACCATCGGATGACGCTCAACCAGCGAAGGAAGTCACGATTTATGCGCCGATTGACGGAGAGATGGTGCCGCTGGAGGATGTCGAGGACCCTGTGTTTGCACAGCGGATGGTCGGGGATGGATTGGCCATACGGCCGTCGTCGGAGACGGTGGTTGCACCTGTACAAGGAACCGTGACACAACTGTTCCCGACTGGCCATGCAGTGGGTATTACGACGGCTCAGGGGTTGGAATTGTTAATTCATATTGGCATCGATACTGTCGAACTCAAAGGTGAGGGATTCACCAAATTGGTTGAGCAGGGGGCCAAAATAGAGGTTGGGACGCCGCTGATACGGCTTCAACTCGACAAGCTGGCGGGGACTGCGAAGAGCCTGGTGACCCCTGTGATAGTGACCAACATGCAACGCGTTCAGGAATTGCACAAATCCTCCGCGTCGCACGTGGAGGCCCGAAAGAGCTGGTTACTGAAAGTGATTCCACAGGAGGGGTAG
- the nagA gene encoding N-acetylglucosamine-6-phosphate deacetylase gives MAEHDSSFVIENARIVLEQSVTEGGWVRVEEGRILDMGDASTRPTPGQGGEVHIDAQGQWLLPGFIDVHVHGGSGAEVMDGTVKALECIGRFHATRGTTGWLPTTLTAPMGQLEQALAAVKEAQDKTAGAQILGVHLEGPFISPKRCGAQNPDFVIPPSIEALERLTAATGPGLLKKVTIAPECAGALVTIHWLAEQGVISSIGHTDATLGETLAGVAAGATHATHLFNAMRGLHHREGGTVGAALLSEDVVCELIADGHHVDVDVMKLVYRLKGREQLVLITDAMAAAGMPDGAYKLGLLDVVVENGVATLKDDGHLAGSTLTMDAAVRNMVRQVGVHLCDAAYMASTVPARELGLIHRKGSIAVGKDADLVLLDEGLHVVSTWVAGKQVFQRT, from the coding sequence ATGGCAGAGCACGATTCATCCTTTGTCATTGAAAATGCCCGAATCGTCCTGGAGCAAAGCGTGACGGAAGGCGGTTGGGTCCGTGTCGAGGAAGGCAGAATTCTCGACATGGGCGACGCTAGTACGCGCCCTACCCCTGGCCAAGGTGGCGAAGTACATATAGATGCACAGGGCCAGTGGTTGTTGCCTGGATTTATCGATGTTCACGTCCACGGCGGCAGTGGTGCTGAGGTCATGGACGGAACGGTCAAGGCCCTGGAGTGCATCGGTCGGTTTCATGCTACGCGCGGGACCACCGGCTGGTTGCCGACGACGTTAACGGCCCCCATGGGTCAACTGGAGCAGGCTTTGGCAGCCGTGAAAGAGGCGCAGGACAAAACGGCTGGCGCGCAGATTCTTGGGGTGCACTTGGAAGGTCCATTTATTTCACCGAAGCGCTGTGGAGCACAGAATCCCGATTTCGTCATCCCACCTTCGATTGAGGCTCTCGAGCGGTTGACTGCCGCTACGGGCCCTGGACTGTTGAAAAAGGTGACCATTGCGCCCGAGTGCGCGGGTGCGCTGGTCACCATTCATTGGCTCGCCGAGCAGGGTGTTATTTCGTCAATTGGACACACGGACGCTACGTTGGGTGAGACGCTTGCAGGTGTTGCGGCGGGTGCAACGCACGCGACACACTTGTTTAACGCGATGCGTGGCCTTCATCATCGCGAAGGTGGCACCGTTGGCGCGGCGCTGCTGTCAGAAGATGTGGTATGTGAGTTGATTGCGGATGGTCATCATGTCGACGTGGACGTGATGAAACTGGTGTATCGGCTCAAAGGCCGCGAACAGTTGGTGCTCATCACGGACGCCATGGCGGCCGCAGGGATGCCAGATGGCGCGTACAAGCTGGGACTACTTGACGTGGTGGTGGAAAACGGCGTCGCGACGTTGAAGGATGACGGTCATCTCGCGGGCAGTACCCTGACGATGGACGCGGCGGTTCGCAACATGGTTCGGCAAGTCGGTGTCCATTTGTGTGATGCAGCCTACATGGCGTCAACGGTACCTGCCCGTGAACTCGGACTCATTCATCGAAAGGGATCTATCGCGGTGGGCAAAGATGCGGATCTCGTCTTACTGGATGAAGGGCTTCACGTCGTGTCTACGTGGGTGGCTGGTAAACAGGTATTTCAACGTACCTAA
- the nagB gene encoding glucosamine-6-phosphate deaminase, with protein sequence MEVRVFPDAYGAALYTATLVETTITQLSSPVLGLATGGTMIPVYQHLVQFHRRGLRFEHVTTINLDEYVGLEPTDRHSYHAFMREHLFDHVDLSLDCRYIPSGAACDLTAACRAYDEILQAHPIDLQLLGIGVNGHIGFNEPADHLKPHTHVVELTEDTIRQNARFFDAEERVPTRAITMGLQSILFAKRIVLLAVGASKAQAVREAITGDIRTTVPASLLQLHPQVTFVLDEAAAQQLR encoded by the coding sequence ATGGAGGTTCGAGTCTTTCCAGACGCGTACGGCGCCGCGCTGTACACGGCAACGCTGGTGGAGACCACCATTACGCAATTGTCTTCGCCCGTCCTTGGCTTGGCTACGGGTGGCACGATGATTCCTGTGTACCAGCATCTGGTGCAATTTCACCGACGCGGCCTTCGTTTCGAACATGTCACGACCATCAATTTGGATGAATACGTAGGCTTGGAACCCACTGACCGTCACAGTTATCATGCATTTATGCGGGAACACCTTTTCGATCACGTCGATCTCTCGCTGGATTGCCGCTATATCCCGTCGGGTGCCGCTTGTGATTTGACGGCTGCCTGTCGGGCGTACGACGAGATTTTACAGGCGCATCCGATTGACTTGCAGTTGTTAGGAATCGGCGTAAACGGACATATCGGGTTTAATGAGCCGGCGGATCACTTGAAGCCCCATACGCATGTCGTGGAATTGACGGAAGATACCATCCGCCAGAATGCGCGGTTTTTTGACGCAGAGGAGCGCGTCCCGACGCGGGCCATCACGATGGGGCTGCAGTCTATTTTGTTTGCCAAACGCATTGTGCTGCTCGCGGTTGGCGCGTCGAAGGCACAGGCTGTGCGGGAAGCCATCACCGGCGATATTCGCACGACAGTTCCTGCCAGTTTGCTTCAGTTGCATCCACAAGTCACATTTGTCCTGGATGAAGCCGCCGCGCAACAATTGCGCTAA
- a CDS encoding hemolysin XhlA family protein encodes MNQIPEREQELRERVVRIETELENLVTTREKAETADVKLKSLEQRVKRLEDSHMWLWRAVVGAIATGLITWIATRLAGG; translated from the coding sequence GTGAACCAGATTCCAGAGCGAGAGCAGGAACTCCGCGAGCGAGTGGTCAGAATTGAGACAGAGTTGGAGAATTTGGTCACTACGCGGGAAAAGGCAGAGACTGCCGATGTGAAGCTGAAGTCACTGGAGCAACGCGTCAAACGGTTGGAAGATAGTCATATGTGGTTGTGGCGAGCCGTGGTCGGGGCCATTGCGACAGGTTTGATTACGTGGATTGCCACCCGGTTAGCGGGGGGATGA
- a CDS encoding MFS transporter has protein sequence MNDIRDSIWQNRDFVSLLVGRTVSQLGTAVTTFVIPWMLLEVTGSATQTGIAFAIGFVPYILVSLPAGVWADRLPRKALMMASDGIRLLLLLSIPLGHLIVHQVSLSLLYLTQAGISALSAVFDAAYDACLPNLVTANQLPTANNAMQTAVSLSRMFGPIVGGGAIGIIGSANTILLDVVSYAISIGATCSIRRPFAARTTAVQRRGFWRELREGLLFVWGIRPLRQLMLYGTAVNLVGPGMDVALLYRIQHVLRLPSTWSGIVMAGLSIGMVIGAVTERALRHPTQMMRWLILSAWLQVLPPIVLTRTTNPYIIALVQVGIGILLVAWNVQIVTLRQTLVPDDMRGRALSVSRLCIWVSIPLGDAIAGSISEHWGTSAYFVIAACVLFSMAISTVTTRISLSS, from the coding sequence GTGAATGACATCCGAGATTCCATTTGGCAAAATCGCGACTTCGTCTCGTTACTCGTCGGCAGAACGGTCTCCCAACTCGGCACCGCCGTTACGACCTTCGTCATCCCGTGGATGCTGCTTGAGGTGACCGGATCGGCAACCCAAACCGGAATCGCATTCGCCATCGGCTTCGTCCCGTACATTCTCGTATCGCTGCCGGCCGGCGTGTGGGCTGATAGGCTCCCTCGCAAGGCGCTGATGATGGCATCCGACGGAATTCGGCTGCTACTCCTACTCTCCATCCCGCTCGGCCATCTGATTGTTCATCAGGTTTCCTTATCTCTGCTCTATCTCACACAAGCAGGCATCAGCGCGCTATCGGCCGTGTTTGATGCGGCATATGATGCATGCCTTCCAAACCTGGTCACAGCGAATCAATTGCCCACGGCGAACAACGCGATGCAAACCGCCGTCTCGCTCAGCCGCATGTTCGGCCCCATCGTCGGGGGTGGTGCTATCGGTATCATCGGCAGTGCAAATACAATCCTGCTAGATGTAGTCTCCTATGCGATATCCATCGGCGCGACCTGTTCCATCCGCAGGCCGTTTGCCGCAAGAACAACGGCAGTACAAAGGCGTGGGTTCTGGCGCGAACTTCGGGAAGGCCTGCTATTTGTGTGGGGTATTCGCCCTTTGCGACAACTGATGCTCTACGGCACAGCCGTCAACCTCGTCGGGCCGGGTATGGACGTGGCGCTTTTGTATCGCATTCAGCACGTGTTGCGCCTGCCGTCCACATGGTCCGGCATCGTCATGGCGGGCTTGTCCATCGGAATGGTCATCGGTGCCGTGACAGAACGCGCACTCCGCCATCCGACGCAGATGATGCGATGGCTCATCCTCTCTGCTTGGCTGCAGGTGCTTCCTCCAATCGTGCTCACGCGAACCACGAATCCATACATCATCGCTCTCGTACAAGTGGGAATTGGCATCTTACTCGTGGCGTGGAATGTGCAAATCGTGACGCTGCGTCAAACACTGGTTCCAGACGATATGCGTGGGCGGGCACTGAGCGTCAGCCGCTTGTGCATATGGGTGTCCATCCCACTCGGGGACGCAATCGCCGGATCCATCAGCGAACACTGGGGCACGAGCGCATACTTTGTCATCGCTGCATGCGTCCTTTTCTCAATGGCCATATCGACCGTGACGACGCGAATCTCCTTATCCAGTTAG
- a CDS encoding ArsR/SmtB family transcription factor yields the protein MDMLDFGSPRQTYDIRVEYSLLYECALGIGAFTWDEVHDKLDIGQAQVLQIKRQMSEALRREVSLAGLHHTWRSVLFLIHRCPYLPSTTQEKHLPVFMDWLKEIKDSIRTEAAPYLGASYQAPLAAALAGNALDMQKLLDEHHENPVIYQNLQYLFAVSAEQLLDHIKRLVEGWYEEVVSRDRNVVATLEQSAAQTSALSQNVSHEKLIHTVTRGGEFVAEPGVTTLWLIPQVSYRPFTIRNHLPGYAVYYYPVDPDAQTGLDKNRLISNIAAKHKAVGDVLRVRLLELLAASSRSLAELAQAIGASKPSTHHHLLLLRTAGLVHVDGGVYGLNVDEVLALGEELCRLLKLDGVKAAQETSQGR from the coding sequence ATGGACATGCTCGATTTTGGCTCCCCCCGCCAAACGTATGATATTCGCGTGGAGTATTCGCTATTGTACGAGTGCGCGCTGGGCATTGGCGCGTTCACGTGGGACGAAGTCCATGACAAGTTGGACATTGGACAAGCACAAGTGCTGCAGATAAAGAGGCAAATGTCCGAAGCGCTCAGGCGCGAAGTGTCGTTAGCGGGGTTGCACCACACTTGGCGCAGTGTGCTGTTTTTGATCCACCGGTGCCCCTACCTGCCCTCGACCACACAGGAAAAACACCTGCCTGTGTTCATGGACTGGCTCAAGGAAATCAAAGACAGCATTCGCACGGAAGCAGCACCCTACTTGGGGGCGTCGTATCAGGCACCACTGGCAGCCGCCCTAGCGGGCAACGCGCTGGATATGCAGAAGTTGTTGGACGAGCACCACGAGAACCCCGTCATCTATCAGAACCTTCAATACTTATTCGCGGTATCGGCGGAGCAATTGTTGGATCACATCAAGCGATTGGTGGAGGGGTGGTATGAAGAGGTTGTCAGCCGCGACCGAAATGTCGTTGCGACTTTGGAGCAATCCGCAGCGCAAACATCCGCGTTGTCCCAGAACGTCAGCCACGAGAAACTGATTCACACCGTCACGCGGGGTGGCGAGTTCGTCGCGGAGCCCGGCGTGACTACGCTGTGGCTCATTCCGCAAGTCTCGTATCGGCCGTTTACTATCCGCAACCATTTGCCAGGGTATGCCGTTTATTATTACCCGGTCGATCCCGATGCCCAAACCGGCCTAGACAAAAACCGTCTCATCTCAAACATTGCGGCCAAACACAAAGCCGTCGGCGATGTACTACGCGTTCGGTTACTAGAACTGCTCGCGGCATCCTCGAGGTCGTTAGCAGAATTGGCCCAGGCCATTGGTGCGTCAAAGCCGTCCACGCACCACCACCTGTTGCTTCTGCGAACTGCCGGATTGGTCCACGTGGACGGTGGAGTCTATGGGCTCAACGTCGACGAAGTGCTGGCCCTCGGCGAGGAACTGTGCCGCCTGCTCAAGTTGGATGGCGTCAAAGCCGCACAAGAGACGTCACAAGGGCGGTGA
- a CDS encoding glycosyltransferase family 2 protein encodes MGLHAVLFPYTDDRSLQRALKSLTHVQHALSRVTILRRNEQRDLPLGTFTNNLSAPVTTHLLNGDWQRTPHLPHEPNDIFLFLHDEDFVSAPLPDIVQAWPDNIEVVTCPSTAYPPFYKRPLLIRAQTYEAHCAHLGHLLSSDSEAGLAACLPQLDPHQILHLDVPFVRQTRRRNSRFYPDRVAYLTHLSSAAATLGDPSQPNVGVLLAAYQASTTIDTALSSLASQRVAAREILIVDDGSQDDTTSRIEAWLPKLQNARLIRATENQGKAQALNMLVPYVSSDFVMELDADDWLDPNAIAIIQQLVSQVSPETSLLYGNFRIWTKRLHTLQLAGVNRGHQVYEPRELLTYPLPLGPRIYRTSALQAIGGFPVPTFADGRLYEDVLVTRNLMRQGAIRYEDFTVYNVLRHADSITRQHQHAWPRFVELYQRDFLN; translated from the coding sequence ATGGGTCTGCACGCTGTTCTTTTCCCATACACAGACGACCGAAGTTTGCAACGGGCGCTGAAGTCGCTGACACACGTCCAACATGCGCTCAGCCGCGTGACGATTCTACGCCGCAACGAACAACGCGATTTGCCCCTGGGCACATTCACAAACAACTTATCCGCCCCAGTGACCACACATCTTTTGAACGGAGACTGGCAACGGACACCACACCTACCGCATGAACCGAACGACATCTTTCTCTTCCTGCACGATGAAGATTTTGTGAGCGCCCCGCTTCCAGATATCGTCCAAGCGTGGCCGGACAACATCGAGGTGGTCACGTGTCCCAGCACCGCGTACCCACCTTTTTACAAGCGACCACTACTCATTCGCGCACAAACCTACGAAGCGCATTGTGCTCATTTGGGACATTTGTTATCTTCCGACTCGGAAGCGGGACTTGCGGCTTGCCTGCCACAGCTCGATCCACACCAAATCCTACATCTGGATGTCCCCTTTGTGCGACAGACCCGGCGAAGAAACAGTCGGTTTTATCCAGATAGAGTCGCCTATCTGACGCATTTGAGCAGCGCTGCCGCAACATTGGGCGACCCCAGCCAGCCGAACGTCGGCGTTCTGCTCGCCGCGTATCAGGCAAGTACCACGATTGACACCGCGCTTTCCTCGCTCGCGAGCCAACGCGTGGCGGCACGCGAAATTTTGATTGTCGACGACGGATCACAAGACGATACAACCTCGCGCATCGAAGCATGGCTTCCGAAACTGCAGAACGCCCGATTGATTCGAGCAACTGAAAATCAGGGAAAAGCTCAGGCACTCAACATGCTCGTTCCATACGTAAGCTCGGACTTCGTCATGGAGCTCGATGCGGACGATTGGTTAGACCCGAATGCCATCGCGATCATTCAGCAATTGGTCTCGCAAGTGTCCCCAGAGACCTCGCTTCTCTATGGAAACTTTCGAATCTGGACCAAGCGCCTGCACACGCTGCAACTCGCCGGCGTCAATCGGGGCCACCAAGTGTATGAACCGCGGGAGCTCCTCACATACCCCCTCCCGTTGGGGCCGCGAATCTACCGAACGTCGGCGCTACAGGCTATCGGCGGCTTTCCAGTCCCGACGTTTGCCGACGGCCGATTGTACGAGGACGTACTCGTCACGCGCAACCTGATGCGCCAAGGCGCCATCCGGTACGAGGACTTCACCGTCTACAACGTCCTGCGACACGCCGACAGCATCACGCGGCAACATCAGCACGCCTGGCCTCGATTCGTCGAGCTCTATCAACGGGACTTCCTCAACTAG
- a CDS encoding glycosyltransferase family 2 protein — MGFPRRPGLVSIVVPAYNAAQYLNDCLDSLQHQTYPDIEIIVVNDASTDHTTRVLEQWTRRFRDASRILSVTMPRNIGFAGAVHTGFFMSAGEFIAVQDADDISHPERIQRQVDYLRAHPEVDLVGTNYKTFKRRPEEPGQFSNWLAYGEQIRQVYASGGHCVCHGTILFRGRLFDQVGGPTRRVEGAEDYEFIVRCLSAPANIENLPDVLYFYREHTNQRSRAYYH, encoded by the coding sequence ATGGGGTTTCCTAGGCGACCAGGGTTGGTCAGTATCGTCGTCCCTGCGTACAACGCAGCACAATATTTGAATGATTGCTTGGACAGCCTGCAACATCAAACCTATCCAGATATTGAAATTATCGTCGTCAATGACGCGAGTACCGACCACACCACGCGCGTCTTGGAGCAATGGACGCGCAGGTTTCGTGATGCCTCGCGGATTTTGAGCGTGACGATGCCTCGCAATATCGGCTTTGCAGGAGCAGTCCACACCGGTTTTTTCATGAGCGCGGGCGAGTTTATCGCGGTTCAGGACGCGGATGACATCTCCCATCCTGAACGGATTCAGCGACAGGTGGATTATCTTCGCGCGCATCCGGAAGTCGATTTAGTTGGCACTAACTATAAAACGTTCAAACGGCGTCCAGAGGAACCCGGGCAGTTTTCCAACTGGCTGGCCTATGGGGAGCAGATTCGCCAAGTCTACGCTAGCGGCGGGCACTGCGTGTGCCACGGCACGATTCTCTTTCGCGGACGGCTGTTTGACCAAGTGGGCGGGCCCACTCGGCGGGTGGAAGGCGCGGAGGATTACGAGTTTATCGTGCGTTGTTTGTCGGCGCCCGCGAACATTGAAAATCTCCCCGACGTGCTCTATTTCTACCGCGAACACACAAATCAGAGATCGCGCGCCTACTATCATTGA